TATGCGGGTATGTCCAAGCAACATTTGGATCATTTTTAAATCACTGCTGTTTTGTAATAGATGAGTGGCGCATGAATGCCTCAGGCTGTGCGGTGTTATTTTTTTAGCCATACGCATTTTGCCTCGTTTCTATACTCGTAACAGAAATTATTTTCGTTCCATCATCAATTTCATAGAATAATCGATAGTCACCTATGCGGTATCGC
The genomic region above belongs to bacterium and contains:
- a CDS encoding tyrosine-type recombinase/integrase; protein product: MAKKITPHSLRHSCATHLLQNSSDLKMIQMLLGHTRITTTEIYTRVVPEDLKAAIQKYHPRGKLQIKFTIKS